One genomic segment of Tripterygium wilfordii isolate XIE 37 chromosome 9, ASM1340144v1, whole genome shotgun sequence includes these proteins:
- the LOC120005426 gene encoding transmembrane 9 superfamily member 8-like, translated as MSFQSRSLSLYALTVASVLLAFVRGGHSFYLPGVAPQDFEKGVELLVKVNKLTSTKTQLPYSYYSLPYCRPKRIIDSAENLGEVLRGDRIENSPYVFKMREPQMCKIGCRITLDAKNTKEFKEKIDDEYRVNMILDNLPLVVPIKRSDQESPVYQLGFYLGLKGQYSGSKVDRYFINNHLAFTVKYHKDLQTDSARIVGFEVKSFSVKHEYEGNWNDDKTRLTTCDPHAKHMVVNSNSPQEVEEKMEIIFTYDVEFVPSDVKWASRWDAYLLMNDDQIHWFSIVNSLMIVLFLSGMVAMIMLRTLYRDISKYNELETQEEAQEETGWKLVHGDVFRPPTRSDLLCVYVGTGVQFFGMLLVTMMFALLGFLSPSNRGGLMTAMLLLWAFMGIFAGYASTRLYKMFKGTEWKRIAFRTAIMFPGIVSAIFFVLNALIWGEKSSGAVPFGTMFALVFLWFGISVPLVFVGSYIGFRKAAIEDPVKTNKIPRQIPEQAWYMNPAFSILIGGILPFGAVFIELFFILTSIWLNQFYYIFGFLFLVFIILLVTCAEITIVLCYFQLCSEDYLWWWRSYLTSGSSALYLFLYATFYFFTKLEITKFVSGVLYFGYMLIASYAFFVLTGSIGFYACFWFTRLIYSSVKID; from the exons ATGTCGTTTCAGAGCAGATCTCTCTCGCTCTACGCATTGACCGTCGCCTCAGTCCTTCTCGCTTTTGTCCGTGGCGGTCACTCCTTCTATCTTCCCGGTGTTGCTCCCCAGGACTTCGAAAAG GGAGTTGAGTTGTTGGTGAAAGTGAACAAACTGACCTCGACAAAGACGCAACTTCCCTACTCATATTATTCTCTTCCATATTGTCGCCCAAAAAGGATAATCGATAGTGCGGAGAATCTTGGGGAAGTGCTTCGTGGTGACCGTATTGAGAACTCCCCCTATGTG TTTAAAATGCGGGAACCTCAAATGTGTAAAATTGGTTGCCGTATCACTCTTGACGCAAAAAATACGAAGGAGTTTAAGGAGAAGATTGATGATGAGTATCGGGTCAACAT GATCCTTGATAACCTTCCACTGGTTGTTCCCATAAAAAGATCAGATCAAGAATCTCCTGTTTATCAGCTTGGCTTTTATCTCGGCCTCAAAGGCCAATATAGTGGG TCTAAAGTAGATAGGTACTTCATCAACAACCATCTGGCATTTACTGTGAAGTATCACAAAGATCTGCAAACTGACTCTGCCAGAATTGTGGGTTTTGAGGTCAAATCATTTAG TGTCAAGCATGAATACGAAGGGAACTGGAACGATGACAAGACTCGTTTAACTACCTGCGACCCCCATGCAAAACATATGGTTGTCAATTCTAACTCTCCTCAAGAAGTTGAAGAGAAAATGGAAATCATATTTACATATGATGTCGAGTTTGTG CCAAGTGATGTGAAATGGGCATCTAGATGGGATGCGTACCTTCTAATGAATGACGATCAAATACACTGGTTCTCGATTGTCAATTCTTTGATGATTGTTCTCTTCCTTTCGGGCATGGTGGCAATGATAATGCTTCGAACTCTGTACCGTGACATATCAAAGTACAATGAACTTGAGACTCAGGAGGAAGCCCAAGAAGAGACTGGGTGGAAACTTGTCCATGGGGATGTTTTCAGGCCCCCAACCCGTTCAGATTTACTCTGTGTTTATGTTGGAACAGGTGTTCAATTCTTTGGGATGTTGCTTGTCACTATGATGTTTGCACTCCTTGGATTCCTATCCCCTTCAAACCGTGGAGGTCTTATGACAGCTATGCTCTTACTTTGGGCCTTCATGGGCATCTTTGCTGGCTATGCCTCTACACGCTTGTACAAAATGTTCAAAGGAACAGAATGGAAGAGAATTGCTTTCAGAACTGCAATCATGTTCCCAGGAATCGTTTCAGCCATTTTCTTTGTATTGAATGCTCTTATATGGGGTGAAAAATCATCTGGGGCTGTGCCATTTGGCACTATGTTTGCTCTGGTGTTCTTGTGGTTTGGCATTTCTGTTCCACTCGTGTTTGTGGGTAGCTATATCGGGTTCAGGAAAGCAGCAATTGAGGATCCTGTGAAGACAAATAAGATTCCAAGGCAGATTCCTGAACAGGCTTGGTACATGAACCCGGCATTCTCAATTCTAATAGGAGGAATACTCCCATTTGGAGCTGTTTTCATTGAACTCTTTTTCATCCTCACCTCTATATGGCTGAATCAGTTCTACTACATCTTTGGGTTCCTGTTCTTGGTCTTCATAATCCTCCTGGTCACTTGTGCTGAGATAACAATTGTGCTTTGCTACTTCCAGTTGTGCAGTGAGGACTATCTTTGGTGGTGGAGATCTTACCTCACATCAGGCTCATCAGCATTATACCTCTTCCTATATGCCACTTTCTATTTCTTCACGAAGCTTGAAATCACGAAGTTTGTTTCTGGAGTCCTATACTTCGGTTACATGTTGATTGCTTCCTATGCATTTTTTGTGCTAACTGGCTCTATCGGTTTCTATGCTTGCTTTTGGTTTACAAGGCTGATCTACTCATCAGTGAAAATCGATTGA
- the LOC120004804 gene encoding pentatricopeptide repeat-containing protein At4g31850, chloroplastic: protein MAVSICSSSTCCGGINYSFAFTDSRIPVPRQSNESVGVFKGESFKVLSSGYGVNRKNRKRKIVGFCGFAMKGSGQVMVVENGKPRNMLTSDEVLEVLKSTRDPNQALLYFMSVLELPTVVHSTKTCNHMLEVLRVHERVRDMVIIFDLMQKKIIRRDVNTYLTIFRSLYVRGGLRQAPLALEKMREAGFVLNEYSYNGLIYFLLHSRFCGEALKVYRRMVSEGIKPSLKTYSALMVALGKRRDTETVMGLLEEMESLGLRPNIYTYTICIRVLGRAGKIDEAYGILNRMDDEGCGPDVVTYTVLLDALCNAGKLDNAKQLFLKMKASSHKPDRVTYITLLDKFSDSGDLDTVREFWNIMENDGYAPDVVSFTILVNALCKIGNVDEAFGMLDVMRQHGVSPNLHTYNTLICGLLRVSRLYEALELFTLMESLGAAPTVYTYVLFINYYGKTGDSGKALETFEEMKARGIAPNIVACNASLYSLAETGRLGEAKAIFNGLKNSGLAPDSVTYNMMMKCYSKAGLVDEAIKLLSEMLDDRCEPDVMVINSLIDTLYKADRIDEAWQMFFRLKDLKLAPTVVTYNILLDGLGKEGQVIKAIELFESMTGHGCLPNTITFNILLDCLCKNDEVNLALKKLYEMTTMNCSPDVQTYNTIIYGLIKENRVNDAIWVFHQMKKSFRPDHVSLCTLLPGVVKDGQIEGALKITENFVSWLGIHSDRSFWEDLIFGILVEAGTDKAIIFAERLVCNRIFQEDSVLIPILKVLCKHKEALVACNLFVKFTESLGMNPTSEAYNSLIEGLLEIHMNKEAFNLFEEMKNSGCSPDIFTYNLLLDAFGKSGMMNEVFQLYDEMLCKGCKPNTVTYNILISSLVKSDSLDKALDLYYNLVSGDFFPSPRTYGPLIDGLSKSGRLEEAKQLFEEMADYGCKPNCAIYNILMNGFGKMGDVECAFELFKRMVKEGIRPDMKSYTILVDCLCMAGRVDDALHYFNEMKQAGLNPDLVAYNLMIYALGRSQRVEEVLFLFNEMRDRGINPDIYTYNSLILNLGIIGMVEEAVNMFEELQSVGLQPNVSTYNALIRGYSISGNSDLAYAVYKKMMVRGFSPDSRTFAQLPNKS, encoded by the coding sequence ATGGCTGTGTCAATATGCTCTTCGAGTACTTGCTGTGGCGGTATCAATTACAGTTTTGCTTTCACTGATAGTAGAATACCTGTTCCAAGACAAAGTAATGAGTCAGTTGGTGTTTTTAAAGGGGAGAGTTTTAAGGTATTATCTTCTGGGTATGGGGTGAACAGAAAAAATCGCAAAAGAAAAATAGTGGGCTTTTGTGGGTTTGCAATGAAAGGTTCGGGCCAGGTAATGGTGGTGGAGAACGGGAAACCAAGAAATATGTTGACTTCCGATGAGGTTTTGGAGGTTCTTAAGTCAACTCGTGATCCTAATCAAGCACTTTTGTACTTTATGTCCGTGCTTGAGTTGCCCACTGTTGTTCACAGTACCAAGACATGCAATCACATGCTTGAAGTCTTGAGGGTGCATGAGAGGGTGCGTGATATGGTTATTATTTTTGATTTGATGCAAAAGAAAATCATAAGGAGGGATGTGAATACTTATTTGACTATATTTAGGAGCCTCTACGTAAGAGGCGGGCTTAGGCAAGCACCATTGGCACTTGAAAAGATGAGAGAAGCTGGATTTGTTTTGAATGAGTATTCGTATAATGGATTGATCTATTTTTTACTTCATTCCCGGTTTTGTGGGGAAGCATTGAAAGTTTACAGAAGAATGGTCTCAGAAGGTATTAAGCCAAGTCTGAAGACATACTCGGCGCTTATGGTAGCATTGGGGAAAAGACGGGATACTGAGACTGTGATGGGTTTACTGGAAGAGATGGAGAGTTTGGGGTTGAGACCGAATATCTACACCTATACGATATGCATTAGAGTGCTGGGAAGAGCTGGAAAAATTGATGAGGCGTATGGAATTTTAAATAGAATGGATGACGAAGGATGTGGGCCAGATGTTGTTACTTACACTGTTCTACTTGATGCCCTTTGTAATGCAGGAAAACTTGATAATGCCAAACAATTGTTTCTTAAGATGAAGGCCAGCAGTCACAAGCCGGATCGAGTAACGTACATTACTTTGTTAGACAAGTTTAGTGACAGTGGAGACCTAGACACAGTGAGAGAATTTTGGAATATAATGGAAAATGATGGTTATGCTCCTGATGTGGTTTCTTTCACCATACTTGTCAATGCTTTATGCAAAATTGGGAATGTTGATGAGGCATTTGGTATGTTGGACGTCATGAGACAGCATGGGGTATCCCCAAATCTTCATACTTACAACACATTGATTTGTGGACTTTTGAGGGTTAGTAGGCTATATGAAGCATTAGAACTTTTCACTCTTATGGAATCTCTAGGTGCTGCACCCACTGTTTACACATACGTCCTTTTCATCAACTACTATGGAAAGACTGGTGACTCTGGCAAGGCCCTTGAGACTTTTGAGGAGATGAAAGCTCGAGGTATTGCTCCAAATATTGTTGCTTGCAATGCATCCTTGTATAGTCTTGCAGAAACAGGGAGGCTTGGAGAAGCAAAAGCTATCTTCAATGGGCTTAAGAATAGTGGGCTTGCCCCAGATTCAGTGACATATAACATGATGATGAAGTGTTATAGCAAGGCAGGCCTAGTGGATGAAGCAATTAAGTTACTCTCTGAGATGCTAGATGACCGGTGCGAGCCCGATGTGATGGTTATTAACTCTTTGATTGACACACTTTATAAGGCTGACCGCATAGATGAGGCATGGCAAATGTTTTTCAGGTTGAAAGATCTGAAGCTTGCTCCTACGGTTGTGACCTACAACATATTGTTAGATGGTCTAGGGAAAGAAGGTCAAGTCATAAAGGCCATCGAACTCTTTGAGAGTATGACTGGGCATGGATGTCTTCCCAACACTATAACTTTCAACATACTCCTGGATTGTCTATGTAAGAACGATGAAGTTAATTTGGCCTTAAAAAAGCTTTATGAAATGACTACAATGAACTGTAGTCCCGATGTCCAAACTTATAACACCATCATTTATGGACTTATTAAAGAAAATCGAGTCAATGATGCAATATGGGTCTTCCATCAGATGAAGAAATCGTTTCGTCCTGATCATGTAAGCTTGTGCACCCTCCTTCCTGGTGTTGTAAAGGATGGGCAGATTGAAGGTGCTCTTAAGATAACTGAGAACTTTGTTTCTTGGCTTGGGATTCACTCAGACAGGTCTTTTTGGGAAGATTTGATATTTGGGATTTTGGTTGAAGCAGGTACAGATAAAGCCATTATTTTTGCCGAGAGACTGGTCTGCAATAGGATTTTCCAAGAGGACTCCGTATTGATACCAATACTAAAGGTATTGTGCAAACATAAAGAAGCCCTTGTTGCGTGCAATCTGTTTGTGAAGTTCACCGAAAGTCTGGGAATGAACCCCACCTCAGAGGCATATAACTCTCTGATTGAAGGGCTTCTTGAAATCCATATGAATAAGGAGGCTTTCAATCTTTTTGAGGAGATGAAGAATTCTGGTTGTTCTCCAGATATTTTCACTTACAATTTGTTACTAGATGCTTTTGGGAAATCTGGCATGATGAATGAAGTTTTCCAGCTGTATGACGAGATGCTGTGTAAGGGGTGCAAGCCCAACACCGTCACCTATAATATTCTCATCTCTAGTCTAGTCAAATCAGATAGCTTGGATAAGGCACTTGATTTGTACTATAATCTTGTTAGTGGTGATTTCTTTCCCTCTCCTCGTACATATGGCCCTCTTATAGACGGGCTTTCAAAGTCAGGACGGCTAGAAGAAGCGAAGCAGTTATTTGAGGAGATGGCGGACTATGGATGCAAGCCAAATTGTGCTATTTACAACATTCTTATGAATGGGTTTGGGAAAATGGGTGACGTAGAATGCGCATTTGAGTTGTTTAAAAGGATGGTTAAAGAGGGAATAAGACCAGACATGAAGTCCTACACTATTCTTGTGGATTGCCTATGCATGGCAGGAAGAGTGGATGATGCTTTGCACTATTTTAATGAAATGAAGCAAGCTGGCCTCAATCCTGACTTGGTTGCTTACAACCTTATGATTTACGCCCTTGGAAGGTCGCAGCGGGTAGAAGAAGTTCTCTTTCTCTTTAACGAAATGCGAGACAGGGGTATCAACCCTGATATTTATACTTATAACTCCTTGATACTCAATCTTGGGATCATTGGAATGGTTGAGGAAGCAGTGAACATGTTTGAGGAACTGCAATCTGTAGGTCTTCAACCAAATGTTTCCACATATAATGCTCTCATTCGAGGATATAGCATCTCGGGAAATTCTGACCTCGCCTATGCAGTTTACAAGAAGATGATGGTTAGGGGCTTCAGCCCCGACAGCAGAACGTTTGCTCAGCTTCCTAACAAGTCCTAG